TACTTGCAGtaatctcaaagacaagaaaattagTTCTTACCAAATTCTCGAGAAGAAGGGTGACAGTGCCTATAAAATTGATCTTCCAAGTTACATGAACATCTCGAATTTCTTTTCACCATTGCAACTCGAGGACAAGTCTTCTTCAAGATGAGGAGATTGATGCAGCAAAAAATTAATGTTTTAGCTTTCTATTTATTATTTTCTGGAAAGTTTTAGTTGTTTAAGTGCATTAGCATTGATCTTTTATTAGTATTCAATTAACATAATTCTAGTATCCTAATTACCTTAAGACTATATTTCATTAGTATCATATTTACATAAGAACTCTTGACATAATTCTAGTATCCTAATTACCTTAAGACTAGTATTTCATTAGTATCATATTTACATAAGAACTCTTGGCATCCTAATTGCCTCATAGGATTAGTATTTTCTAGTCCACTATCTAACTTGGTCATTTGAAATCCATGCatttcaaatcttttatttGAAATCCTCCCACAAATCCAATCCTTCAATACATTCAAAGTCTAATATAATTTGAACCAAAAGATAAAGCCCAAATAAGATAAGCAAAAAAATTGCACAAAATAAATAGCATAATTGTGACAACAGGTGATAAACAAAACTAGACAATAACTAAATGAAATCCTTGACACTACTGATCTTTCTCCCTTGTGTTATCCTCAACCTTGCATCTTCCAGCACATTCGCAATCTCATGCCTTTCATCATGGTAAGAGCCTGAGAATATATATGCAAATGGCATATGCCATGAGATACAATCAACAGTCAAAATGTAAAACAAAAGTCATAGCTGCAGGCACACATACCTATTACGAAACTTGAACGCTTGGAAACGAGATGAACGAGCCCCGTTACCTACACAATAAAATTCTTTCTGATACAGATGCAAAGtaggattttaaaattttgagcaAATTGCAGGAAGATGCTGACCCATGGATAAAATCTTAACGAGAACAAACCAAGATGTCCTTGTAAAAACACATGCCACTTTCTCAAACCCAAATCATAGTTATTAAAAAGCAAGACCAGATTCCAGCCTCAAGTCTTAGCGAGGCCAAGTACTTGCGCCTCCACAAAAGTCAAACCGCAATCCCTAGATGTAGTGCAACACCTTAACCATGAAACCCCAACCTTAACCATGAAACCCCAGTATTAGTGCACTTTCAACCTTCAAGGCACCTATCAAACGCGCAATAAGTGTTGGCACACAGAATCCAAAAAGAACTGCAAGGTGACAgcgatttattttaatttataaattaatgaCAACTTGTTTTTGCATAATATTTTGTAAGTGCACGCTGGATTGCATTTTAATGAAATGTTTTCACATATTTAGGTTCGAACTATCTGATTGACTTGCCTTGTCTTGCCTTCTGCTTAGCCTCTATGATATCTATGCGCCTAAATCTGTCTCGTCCTTCTAATAAACAAATGTCCTCGATTTTAATTTAAGCCTGGATATAATCAGAGCATATTCATAAAACTATATATTAAGTATGAAGTTGTTTTCAAGTAACCCCATTTCGATGAACATAGATTTCACATGGTATTATGGTAACAATGCCCATTCAACCCAAAAGTCAAAGTCAAATCGGACTGAAACTTCAGCCCGTGTTCGACCTAATACTCAAGGTCAAAATCAGCAACCACAACTAGCCAATACTGACCCTTATGAACATATAACTCTAGAAGAATGATATCAAACAACCAGGTTATCTATTGAATAGTTGTCCAAATAGAAGGTATATTAGTCATGTAGAAGATGGTGGTGACAAGGACTAGAGAAGCAAGAGCTTGGTGAAGATATCTACAAGGGTGTCATGTTTGAACGGGATGGGAAGAAGTAGCATGTATTGTTCAATTCCTCTTGGTAGCCCTGAAGAAGAAAGATAATCTCAATGACATTAAATATTCCAGGCCCGATGCACTATTTGAAGTAAAGTGTGCAATGTGATCATTGACAGCGACAGCAGTGAGACTGTGGTTTCCAAAGCTTTGGTAAAGACGTTTAATTTGAAGACAGAGATGCATCTTTCGCCTTACATAATCGCACTGATTAGAAAGGCCCGGGATTTCAAATGATGTAACTACGTTGGACACAAATATCAGCACGTCCTTTTGTTCAAACTCAATTATGACATGTTATATTTATCGTGTAGCTGTTTGCAAGAAATACCACACAAAACGTAGGCTTAGAACCATTGCAACAAAAGAAAACCTCATCAATCATGAATACAGAAATATGTCATGGCTCACACAAAGTTGTAAAGGAGAAACTAGGAGAACTTACTGGATGAAGAGAGAACACCATTCAGAATAACCGGGCAGCACGAGGAAGGGTACATTTTGTATTGACCACACACGATTTCCCGTCGGCGTCGGAACTGACGGAAAATTTTAAGCTGCTTGGTATTTGGACTATATTGGAGCACTAGGCGAGGTGTTCCTACAAATATTACTTCTGACTTGGGATGAAAGCTGTAAACTTTAATTTCTCCCATGTTGTGGAGCCACCGCAACCACTTATGTTGCGGGTTTTGTGACACCATCTCATCGAAGCTCACTATGTGCTGGAGAATCCAGTGAACACCGTGTTCTAGCCGCCAGACTAGTATTTTAGACTTGTCATTATTGGAATAAACCACACACCCTCTGGATGTCCCAAATGATCCACAATCGTCGAATTTTTCTTTATGAGGCAACTCAATAGCCAGATGAGTAATATCTGTTTTGGTTGTGAAACGGAGATTAAAGCCAAGTAGATACTTGGCCAGAGATATCACGTACAAAAGCCCATTCACGTAAACAGAATGATCGATCCAATTGAACCCATGAAGCACGTGGTCAAGAACTAGAACACGGGTGGCCCAATTACCTGAGTCGGATGTGAAAAGGTCCAGCTTTATAGGATGTGGGAGTGACACATCGGCTGCCCTTCGAACAACCTTAAAGGAAATAGTAGAATCACTGGGATCAAATGCTAAGGAGGCAACATGGGGATCATTATCATCACCTGTGTGATGGGGGTTGATGGGGAGTTCAATGTACTCACAGGTGGTTGGATTGCAGACAATATACTCGGTGGGATTTGAGCCGGAGCGGACCAAAAGAAAAAGCCCGTTGCAGTAACTTTGAATGGCCGATGGCGTGTCCTCAAAAGGCAGAAACGCTCTACGAGATTTCAAAAGTCCGGGCAATTCAGGTAGATATCGGGGGTAGAATTCACCGGAATACTCTTCTGCGGgcaaaaaatcaagaaaatgcTGGCCAAGCCTAAGGATTTTATGGGTATAGAAGAAGCCACAAAAAGTGGCAGAACGGGAAAGAGAAGACATCATAGGAGCGCAAGCATAGGAAATCAAAAAGTACCAAGATTTTGAGACGCACTTAAGCCTCATAAGAGCCTTGCTCTGCAACCGAcacaaaatctcaactttcagaTCTTCGGGAAGCTCCGCCCACTCGAAACCCCCCAAAGGCCACATCTTTTCGTGTGACCACATTGTCTCTGTTCAAATTTCCAAGAATTTCATAAATTCTCTGGCTCGATCAAACATTGAATTGAAGTGCATTAGACTCCGAAATCGATAACCCCGTGGTCGAGATGTTAGGATTCTTTCCAGCTTTATAAATTAAGTCCATATTGGGCATATAGCCAGCCGACATGGcccttttttatttttccttttatttatgATATTTCCTTACTGTATCCAAGGTTGGGGTTAATGTTTTGCTATTACATAcaatagataaataaataagtTTTTTCACATggttctttaaaatattatttctgtcttatttttggtgaaaacttgtgtgagacgatctcacggatcgtatttatgagacggatatcttatttgggtcacccatgaaaaagtattactttttatgttaagagtattactttttatttgaatatgggtagggttgacccgtctcacagattatgattcgtgagaAGGTCTCACATTAGACTCAAATTATATTAATggagacaaaaacttgtgtgagccGGTCTCATTGGTCGttttcgtgagacggatctcttatctgggctatccataaaaaaatattactttttatgctaagagtattactttttaatttttattgtgaatatggatagggttgatccgtatcaccgattaagatccgtgagacggtctcaaccCACTCATTAATAGAACTTTTTATTAAGAGATTCTCCTGATTCTTTAAAATGATAAGACATATTTAATTGAGAATTTTTTGACTTGACAATTGACTATTTGCACAAGTaggaaaattacatttttttatacagtgatttacatattttttctTTGGTTTTATCATCTTAGTACTTTAATTTGTATTTgtatttgtattttattttaatcaaGTCAATACTTCAGTGcaaaataattgaaattgaaAAAAGTTGCAATTTTGTAAGTTTGTAAATTATGATGGTGAATAGACCGAAAacatgattaaaaatatttaaattagaaTTGTAGGATAGAATATCTGCCgctttatataaaattatagtTTGTGCATGTAATTCCCTGTACTTTGACACTAATCTATTGaatattttggaaaaatttcatcacatccaataaaTGAGTATCACTCATGGTCATAACAAagtgtgtgtttatatatatatatatatatttatttatatcttatgttgtatgttgtatttaagAGCATGATTGAATATATGAAACATGAAAATTTAACTTATTAAAATGATGAGTGCAGCAATCTCTGAATTTGTGATATTATTAAACAAGCTGTATCGGCAGGTGTATGAGGCTGAGTTTGTGATACTGTGTATTGGAAGATTCAGTGGATTAGCGGACATCCCGGAATTCCCCGAAGGCCACGGCCCGGAAGTGTTCTCGGGGAAAGTAATCCACTCGATGGATTACTCCGCCATGGACAATGCAAGTGCTGCAAATTTCATTAAAGGAAATAACATCGTGGTCATAGGTTCTGGGAAATCAGCAGTCGACATTGCCTCCGAATGTGCTCAGGAAAATGGTACGAAAATTCGATCTGTATCGTCCATCTAATGCGTAAATGATTGAATTTTAATCGATACTCGGTGATCAGGGATCGGGAAACCGTGCACCGTGATCCAGAGAACCATTCATTGGATGCTTCCTGATGCGGAACCATGGGGAGTTAACTTCGGTTATTTGTTTTTCAACCGATTCTGGGAGCTAATGGTTCATAAACCTGGGGAAGGGCTCTTTCAAAACATCTTAGCATTTCTACTTACACCTATGGTAATCCTTCAACCAATGAAACTTGTGCTGGTGATAAATGGATTTCCATATTCATAATTTATGACCAGTCCTCGTGCTTTTTCACCGTGTAGCGATGGGGCTTGTCGAAGTTTGTTGAGAGCTACCTTAGATGGAAACTTCCCTTGAAAAAATACGGGATGATACCCAAGTGTAGTTTCGTTGATGACATATCTTCTTGTACGATATTTTTCCTGCCGGATAAGTTCTTTGATGAAGT
This DNA window, taken from Primulina eburnea isolate SZY01 unplaced genomic scaffold, ASM2296580v1 ctg443_ERROPOS100000, whole genome shotgun sequence, encodes the following:
- the LOC140821156 gene encoding putative F-box protein At3g10240 isoform X3, with product MWSHEKMWPLGGFEWAELPEDLKVEILCRLQSKALMRLKCVSKSWYFLISYACAPMMSSLSRSATFCGFFYTHKILRLGQHFLDFLPAEEYSGEFYPRYLPELPGLLKSRRAFLPFEDTPSAIQSYCNGLFLLVRSGSNPTEYIVCNPTTCEYIELPINPHHTGDDNDPHVASLAFDPSDSTISFKVVRRAADVSLPHPIKLDLFTSDSGNWATRVLVLDHVLHGFNWIDHSVYVNGLLYVISLAKYLLGFNLRFTTKTDITHLAIELPHKEKFDDCGSFGTSRGCVVYSNNDKSKILVWRLEHGVHWILQHIVSFDEMVSQNPQHKWLRWLHNMGEIKVYSFHPKSEVIFVGTPRLVLQYSPNTKQLKIFRQFRRRREIVCGQYKMYPSSCCPVILNGVLSSSSNGARSSRFQAFKFRNRLLP
- the LOC140821156 gene encoding putative F-box protein At3g10240 isoform X2, coding for MWSHEKMWPLGGFEWAELPEDLKVEILCRLQSKALMRLKCVSKSWYFLISYACAPMMSSLSRSATFCGFFYTHKILRLGQHFLDFLPAEEYSGEFYPRYLPELPGLLKSRRAFLPFEDTPSAIQSYCNGLFLLVRSGSNPTEYIVCNPTTCEYIELPINPHHTGDDNDPHVASLAFDPSDSTISFKVVRRAADVSLPHPIKLDLFTSDSGNWATRVLVLDHVLHGFNWIDHSVYVNGLLYVISLAKYLLGFNLRFTTKTDITHLAIELPHKEKFDDCGSFGTSRGCVVYSNNDKSKILVWRLEHGVHWILQHIVSFDEMVSQNPQHKWLRWLHNMGEIKVYSFHPKSEVIFVGTPRLVLQYSPNTKQLKIFRQFRRRREIVCGQYKMYPSSCCPVILNGVLSSSKGRDRFRRIDIIEAKQKARQGKSIR
- the LOC140821156 gene encoding putative F-box protein At3g10240 isoform X1; amino-acid sequence: MWSHEKMWPLGGFEWAELPEDLKVEILCRLQSKALMRLKCVSKSWYFLISYACAPMMSSLSRSATFCGFFYTHKILRLGQHFLDFLPAEEYSGEFYPRYLPELPGLLKSRRAFLPFEDTPSAIQSYCNGLFLLVRSGSNPTEYIVCNPTTCEYIELPINPHHTGDDNDPHVASLAFDPSDSTISFKVVRRAADVSLPHPIKLDLFTSDSGNWATRVLVLDHVLHGFNWIDHSVYVNGLLYVISLAKYLLGFNLRFTTKTDITHLAIELPHKEKFDDCGSFGTSRGCVVYSNNDKSKILVWRLEHGVHWILQHIVSFDEMVSQNPQHKWLRWLHNMGEIKVYSFHPKSEVIFVGTPRLVLQYSPNTKQLKIFRQFRRRREIVCGQYKMYPSSCCPVILNGVLSSSRLPRGIEQYMLLLPIPFKHDTLVDIFTKLLLL
- the LOC140821149 gene encoding probable flavin-containing monooxygenase 1, encoding MMSAAISEFVILLNKLYRQVYEAEFVILCIGRFSGLADIPEFPEGHGPEVFSGKVIHSMDYSAMDNASAANFIKGNNIVVIGSGKSAVDIASECAQENGIGKPCTVIQRTIHWMLPDAEPWGVNFGYLFFNRFWELMVHKPGEGLFQNILAFLLTPMRWGLSKFVESYLRWKLPLKKYGMIPKCSFVDDISSCTIFFLPDKFFDEVEEGSIVLKKSNRFSFCKEGLLVDGEVDPLKADIVIFATGYRGDQKLKNIFASPNFANIIAGTPTSSVPLYRQMIHPRIPQLAVVGYSESISNLFTFEMR